Genomic segment of Candidatus Deferrimicrobiaceae bacterium:
CATGAACCTGGCCATCAACGCCCGGGATGCCATGCCGCTCGGCGGATCCATCGTCATCCAGGTCGTCAACACCAAAGCGGGGGATAAATCGGCGGGAGGGGCAGGCGACGGGGAAACGGGCTGCGGTGTCCTGCTGTTGATCAGCGACACGGGATGCGGGATCCGCGAGGAAATCCTGCCGAACATCTTCGACCCGTTCTTCACCACGAAACAAAGGGGCCAGGGGACCGGGCTCGGGCTCGCGACCGTCCACGGGATGGTTCAGCAACTCGGCGGCACCATCGAGGTATCCAGCTCGCCCGGCGCCGGGAGCACCTTCCGGGTCTTTCTTCCGCGCACCAACGATTGCGCCGCCTTGCCGGCGCCTTCCCCCGAGTTCATCCGGAAACCCGGCCGGCAGGAAAAGACCATCCTGCTGGTCGACGATTCGGACAGCATCCGCATGCTGCTCGGATCGATCCTTCGCTCCGCGGGATATGACGTGACCGAGGCGGTGTCCGGCGAGGAGGCGTTGCGTCTGGCCGATATCGGCGATCCGGTCGACCTGCTGCTGTCGGATGTGGTCATGCCGGGGATGAACGGACGTGAGTTGGGGGACCGCCTATTGTTGCAATTCCCCGGCGTGAAGGTGCTCCTCATGTCCGGTTACTCGGAGGAGCACATTTCGAAGAACGGCGTTCTCGAGTCCGGCATCAATTTCCTGCCGAAACCGTTTGCCCCGGCGGAGCTTCTCCGCCACCTGGCCGAAATGCTGCACGATCCGCCGCACGCAGGCAACCCGCCAGGCGTCACCCTGGGGCCCGGATGATGCCGGTCCTCCCCGGATAGCGTGACTACCCGTGGACCGCGCGCCCGAAGTCGCGCATGAACGCCATCTCGTCCGGGTCGAGTGGCCCCCCGTCGACGGCCGCGAGATTTTCCCGCAGCTCGGCCACGGTGCGCGGGGCGGTCAGGACAAGGTCGACGTGCGGGTTCGTCAGGCAAAAACGGTAGCAGTCGCCGGCCGTCGGCACCCTTCCGGTGCGCCCTTTGGGCAGCGTCAGCAACTTCCGCCAGGCGGTCGCCGTGTAGGCGACGATCGCGGGACGATGTTGTGCGAGGTGCGGGAAGATGTCCTGCTCGGCGCCCGGGTGCGCGGCGTTGTAGCGGATCATCAGGAGGTCGAGCATCGAATGCTCCGCCAGTCGCCCGGCACGCGGCCGGTCGTGGATGGAGACGCCCAGCGCGCACACCTTCCCCTCCTCGCGCAACCGGAGCATCTCTTCCTGCACCGGCCCGGTGAAGGCGGACATCTTCCCGAGCCAGTAGAGCTGCAGGACGTCGAGGTGGTCGGTGCCGAGCGTCCGGAGCGCCTTTTCGACGCCGCGCCGCACGGCGCCCGGGAAATAGCCGAAGAGCGGGCCGGCCGACACGACGTAACGCTCGCGGTCGCGCGCCAGCGCATCGCGCAGCGCCGGGGTCAGGCTTTTCATCCGCGGCGTCCAGAACACATACTGGACCCGCTCTAGCGCCTCGCGGCAACCGTCCTCGTCGAGGTTGAAGGTGCCGGACAATCCCAGCCGGAACAATTTCCGGCCAAGCCTCGGAACTTCCCGAACCGCGAATTCTTCCATGGCGTCCCTCCCCCGCGACCGCGATCTGCGGATCGCCCGTCTCCGGGTTCATCGTATTATGGAATTACATGTAGCGGTCGAAGAGGATCGCTGCCGAAGGAGGATTTCGATGACGAAAAAAGGGATCCCGGCTCCGCCGACCTGCTCGAAGTGCGGCGTCGTGTGGCAGAAGTCGGGAGCGTCGAACTGCTGGAGTGCGACCCCCGAAAGCGCGCCCCCGCAACCGGGCAACTGCCCGTCGAAGCGCGACGCCGACCTCATCGATTCGTCGTTCGAGCAGTACCGGGGGACGACGACGGATGCGAAAATCGCGCAGGTCGCGGCGCGGGTCGAGGGGTTGTGCTATCAGCCCGTCCCGGGCAGCGAAGCGGTCAACGCCCGCTGGACCCGGGTCGAGGACACGATCGCCTTCGCGAAGCTGATGGGGTACCGGAAGATCGGCATCGCCACCTGCATCGGGCTGCTCGACGAGAGCGACCGGCTGGCCGCGATCCTCACGGCGCAGGGGCTCGAACCGATGAGCATCTGCTGCAAGGCGGGCAGCATCGACAAGCTCGAGCTGGGGATCCCGGAATCCGCCAAGGTGAGGCCGGGCACGTTCGAGCCGGCGTGCAACCCGATCGCGCAGGCGAAGATCCTCAACCGGGCGAAGACGGACATGAACATCATCGTCGGGCTGTGCATCGGGCACGATATGCTGTTCGCGAAATATTCGAAGGCGCCCGTGACCACGCTCGTGGTCAAGGACCGGGTGACGAACCACAACCCGGCCGCGGTGCTCTACGGCCAGAACTTCTACTACAAGCGGCTGCAGAAGCTGCCGGTGATCGTGCCGGAATAAGGAGGCGCGCCATGCCTTACGTCAATATCAGGATCACGCGCGAGGGCGCGACCTCCGAGCAGAAGGCCGCGCTCATCAAGGGCGCGACGCAGCTGCTGGTCGACGTGCTGGGGAAGAATCCCGCCACGACCGTGGTCGTCATCGACGAGGTCGACACCGACAACTGGGGCATCGGCGGCGAAAGCGTCACCGTGCGACGGAAATCGGGGAAATAATCCCCCGATTCTAAAGGAGCAGCAGGTATTCCAGCACCCGCTCTTGCGGTGTGAAGCCGAGGTGCGGCATGCCGGCCGTGTGATAGGACGTGTAGATCACGGTTCCCTGCCCGAACGGGAACGACACGGTCAGTGGGCGAATCCCGGCATCGACCTCCACGTAACTGCCGCTGCCTTGCGGATCGAGCACCTGGATCGTCACCTGTCCCTCGACCCAAACCTTGACTTTGCCTCCCTCCGTCGTCGGTTCAGGCGCTCCAATGACCGCCCATCCCCCCAGAAAGTCCTCGACGTGCAGCGCCCCGTTGTCGTTGAGCGCTCCGAGTCCCCCCAGCCAGGCCGCCAGTGAGGCGTCGCGCACGGCGGCGTCGGTCGTGATCCCGCCCAGCCCGACCCAGGCCGCGTCGAGCGGTTCCGGGACGGAGGGGACGGTGTCGCCGCCCTCCTGGAAGCGGATGAATTCGGGGAACGCCTGCTCGACGAAGTTGTTTCCGCGGTCGGTCACGTAGAGGCGTCCGCCGAGCCGGACATATTCCCTGAGGTTCGATTTGACCCCGGGTTCGCCAGGCGCCGAGAGCCATTCCTGGTTCGCGCCGCAGTTGATCACGATGACGTCATACCGCCGCAAGGATGCGAGATTCGCGTAGAGAACGTTGTCGGTCGGGTAGCCTTCGGGGTAGGGGTCCCAGGAAAAGTCCTGCCATTCCTCGTTCCAGACGGGGCGACTGGAGTTCCCAAGGTACAGGTCGAACTTCTCGGTGCCGAGGAGGAGGGTCCCTTGTGCGTCGACCTGCCCCATGCCGAACTTGGCCAGCACGTTGGCCATTTCGTCCCATTCGCCTGTCACGACCGCGACCCGCGGAGCGACATCGGTCTCCCCGGCACTGGTACCGGGCAGCGTCGTCTGGCCGGGGGGAATTTCCGTCAATGTATTTTCGCCCACCGTCAGAATGGAAGATTTCCCGAACTGTCCCTGGGTGACGACCAGGCTGTAGCTTCCCGGCTTGAGCCCCGTGATCGAGAAGCTTCCGTCGGGGCCGGTCGTAGTTTCGGCGGAAACCGGGGCCGTGTTCAGGATCGCGAAGGGCGCGGGAGCGCCGGATGCGCCGGCCGGAACGACCCGGACCTGGGCTCCCGGCATCGGGTCGATGCCGTTGGGGGCGTAGACGATGCCGCTCACCGATGCGCCGGAAGCGCCGGGCGACGACCCGCCGCAGGCGTACAGGAACAAGGAACAGCCGGCGGCGATCAGAAGGACAAGGATGCGGCGGGAAACGGACATCATGGACACCTCGCGTGCGGAGATGTGCGACGATTGCTTCCGAATCATACCGCGACGGGCGTCAACCTGTTGCAAATTATTGGATAATACGCCAAAGGGGAAGCCGAATGATCGGCTTCCCCTTTGGGAAAGATTGGTGGGCCATGTAGGAGTCGGCCACTACGCCTCCGACATCCTGTCTCCGGCTGCGTAGCCTCCCCTCGACCGCCTGACGCCCGCATCCATGCGGGCTCATCCTCGCTATCCGCTCGGCGGCGGACTCGCTTCGACTCCTGCATTGGGCCCATGTAACGACAAACGGGAAGCCGAAAATCGGCTTCCCGTTTGGGAAAATTTGGTGGGCCATGTAGGAGTCGAACCTACAACCTCCGGATTAAGAGTCCGCTGCTCTGCCAGTTGAGCTAATGGCCCACGTTATGTAAAGAACAAAAAAATTGGTGCGCCTGGGAGGACTCGAACCTCCGCACCCGGCTTCGGAGGCCGGTACTCTATCCACCTGAGCTACAGGCGCCCTCGCGAAACAAAACCCGCGGTTATCCGGATTCTCCGGAAGGTGCCGGGCTTGCCGGTGTCAAAGAATGGGGAGAGTGATGGGGCTTGAACCCACGGCCACCAGGGCCACAACCTGGTGCTCTGCCAACTGAGCTACACTCTCCGCAAAAGCGAAGGGAGAGTATACAAGCATCTTCGCGCGGACGTCAACCCGGAAATCTTTGAGGCCCCCGAAATAATCTTCCGGAAGCCGGATCACGGCTTGAATCGGCGCAGCCGCAACGCGTTCGTGACGACCGTCACCGACGAGAGCCCCATCGCGGCGGCGGCCATGATCGGGTTGAGCCGGATGCCGAAGAAAGGGAACAGGGCGCCGGCCGCGACCGGGATGAGCAGGACGTTGTAGGCGAACGCCCAGAACAGGTTCTGCGCGATGTTGCGGATCGTGGCGCGGCTCAGTTTCATGGCGGCCGCGACGCCGGCCAGGTCGCCCCCCATCAGCACGATGTCGCCCGACTCGATCGCGATGTCGGTGCCGGTGCCGATCGCCATGCCGACATCGGCCTGCGCCAGCGCCGGCGCGTCGTTGATGCCGTCGCCCACCATCGCGACGACGTGCCCGTCCGCCTGGAACGCGCGCACCGCCTCGGCCTTCCCGTCGGGAAGAAGCCCCGCCCGCACCGTACCGATGCCCGCCTGTTTCGCGATCGACAGCGCGGTCCGGCGGTTGTCGCCGGTAAGCAGGACGACGTCGAGCCCCATCTTCTTGAGCGTCGCGATCGCCGCCGGGGCGCCGGGCTTGATCGGGTCGGCGATCGCCATCACCCCGGCCGCACGACTGTCGACGGCCACGAGCACGGCGGTGGCGCCCGTCTCCGCCAATTCCGCCGCATCGGCTAGCAGGCCGGAGGGATCGACGCCCCCCTGCTCGAGCCAGTCCGCCGTCCCGGCCAGCACAACCTGCCCCTCGACCGTCGCCCGGATGCCGCGCCCCGCCACGGATTCGAAATCCCCGGGCGTCGCGATCGCGATGCCGCGCGCCGCGGCGCCGCGGACGATAGCCGCAGCCAGCGGATGTTCCGAGCCGCTTTCGGCGGAGGCCGCAAGGCGGAGCAACTGCGCCTCCCCTGCCTCGCCCCGGAAAGTGCCCGCCGGGGGGCAACTGATCGTCGTGAGCGCGGGCTTACCCGAAGTCACCGTGCCCGTCTTGTCGAGCAGCACCGTATCGACCCGGTGCGCCGTCTCGAGCGCCGCGCCGTCCCGCACCAGGATCCCCAACTCGGCCCCCTTCCCCGTGGCCACCATGATCGACGTCGGTGTTGCGAGCCCCAGGGCGCAGGGACAGGCGATGATCAGCACCGCGATCATGTCGAGCAGCGCCCACATCAGGCGGGGCTCGGGGCCCAGGAGATACCAGGCGAGAAAGGTCGCGCCCGCGATGGCCAGCACGACGGGAACGAACCAGGATGCGATCCGGTCGGCCAGCCGGCCGATGGGCGGCTTGCTCCCCTGTGCGGCCTGGACCATCGCGACGATGCGGGCGAGCACCGTGTCGCGCCCGACGCGGGTGGCCCGGATCACCAGGCGTCCGTTGAGGTTGATCGTCCCGCCGGTCACCGCGCCGCCTACCCGCTTGTCGACGGGAAGCGGCTCTCCCGTGAGCATCGACTCGTCCACCGCGCCCGATCCGTCGGTCACGTCGCCGTCAACCGGCACTTTTTCGCCGGGACGGACGACCAGCGTCTCCCCCGCGCGGACGCTCTCGAGCGGCACGTCGTGCTCGACGCCGTCGCGCACGACGCGGGCGCTCTTCGGCACCAGGCCGACCAGCTTCCGCACCGCCTCGGACGTCCGTCCCTTGGCGCGTGCCTCGAACCAGCGCCCCAGCAGGATGAGCACGACGATCGTGGCCGAAGTATCGAAATAGACATGCCCCTCGGTCCCGGCCGGCACGACCGCCGCCGGGAAGAAGGTGACCACGGCGCTGTAGAGCCAGGCGACGCTCGTCCCCAGCGCCACCAGGGTGTTCATGTCGGTCGTGGCGTGGCGCGCGGCGGCCCACGCCCCCCGGTAGAAGCGGGCGCCGACCCAGAACTGGACCGGCGTCGCCAGCGCCAGCTGGAGCAGGTTGGCCGCGAAGGGGGACAACCGCATCGCCGCGTGCCCCGCGAACATTTCGAGATGGGAGAAAAGAAGCAGCGGGACGGCGAGCGCAGCGCCGGCCTTCAGCCGGAGAAGCAGCGCGCCTTCCTCCTCGGCCTGCATCCGCTCGAGCCGCACGACCGGGTCCTCGTCGGGAACCGGGAGGGGCACGGTGTAGCCCGCCTCCTCGACGGCCGCGCGGAACGCGGCGGGATCGGCGGTCCCCGGCGCGTAGTCGACCGAGGCCGATTTCGTCGCCAGGTTGACAGACGCCGAGACGACGCCCGGCACCTTGACGAGCGCCCGCTCGACCCGTGCGACGCACGAAGCACACGACATCCCCTCAACGGCGAAGGTGTCCCGCGTCAAATCCTTCCTCGCCCTGGCGGGCATGCCCGGGACCGGGTCGACCATGCGACGGTTCCTCATGAATATGCGATCCGACAATCCTTTTATGATGGCACAACGGGGCTAACACGGTTCGAATCGTCCGGTTAGTTTGCTATACTTCCCCCGGCGTGCGCCTGTAGCTCAGGTGGATAGAGCATCTGCCTTCTAAGCAGATGGCCGCAGGTTCGAATCCTGCCAGGCGCACCATGACTCCCTTCACCAAGCCCACTCAGGATTCGAAGCGAGACCGCCGCCGAGCGAATAGCGAGGACAAGCCGCCATGGATGGCGGCAGCAGGCGGTCGAGGGGAGGCTACGCAGCCGGAGACAGGATGTCGGAGGCGAAGTAGCCGAATCCTGCCAGGCGCACCATGCCTTCTCACTCCCCGGCTTACGTCATCGGCCGGAAGTTCTCGACCAGCCCTGCGAGGATCAGGTCGACCACCTCGGCGTGCGGGATCTGCAGGTGCTTCTCGGCGATCTTGAAGAGCATGTCGAGCTCGCGCTGGTCTAGCCGCTTGTCGCGGGTCAGCAGAGGAATCAGCGCCTGCAGCATCGTGCGAGTCGACTGGGGGTATTCCTTGACGATGCGCGCCGCGCTCTTCGCCATCGTCTTCTGGAGCTTCTTCGGGTCCTTCTCCTCGAAATAGCCCTCCAGGTAGGCCGCGGGCCAGAAGTAATAGTACGAAAGCAGGTTGAGAAGGTAGGTGTATTCGTCCTCGTTCGCATCCTCGTCGCACGTCATGAGGATATAGCCGGCCGACGCGAGAAACAGAAGCTCCGACTTTTCCCGCTCGACGCGCGGCGTCTTGCGCAGGACCGCGATTGCGTCCTCGAGTTTCGCCTCGAGCGCCTTGTCGCGCCTAGGCTTTCGCCCCCCGGTCCAGTCGGCCCAGGTGCGCGAATGGAAAAAGAGTTCGAGCGCCTTCACGCGGACCGGGTTGGCGGGATGCGATTCGAAGACGCGCTCGCCCGTCTTCTCCATGTCGGCCATCAGGTCGTCGATCATCTCGAGATAAGCCTTCGGGTCCATCTTGAAGTAGCCCATCGAAAGCCCCGAGGACATCTTGAACATCGCCGACAGCGCCGGCTCGAGGGCGCGGACGGCCAGCAGCCCCAGCCGGTCGGCCGAGATCTCTCCCAGCTTCCTCCAGAGGTCATGTATCCCTTGAAGGAATGGCGGCAAGTCCTCGAAATTGGGATAGATAAGTTCCATCACCCGGTACAGGACCGAGTGCCGGTAAACCAGATGCCCCAGTTCGTGTCCGATGACGAAGCGCAACTCGTCCGGCTCGAGCTTGTCGATCAGCCCGGAATGCAGGACAACGTAGTGCGGTTCGCCCTCGTTATGGTTGAACAGGGCATATGCGTTTGTTTCCGGGCTGTTGCATACATAATACTCAACGTTCAGGTCATCAAGTGCGAGCTGCTTCGCCACCTCCCGGCAGATGGTGTGAAGTTCCCCTCCGAACTTTTCGGACAGCGGGAAATGGTATCCCTTCATCACGCTGGCGAGCAGGTTGTCCTTGTCGATCTTGTCCTTGAACGCCAGCAGCGAGCTGACGGCCGGCGCGTTGAAGACCTCTTCGAGGTGAGACAGGAGCGTCGCCTCTTCCAGGACGCGGATCGGTTCGTAATCGGTTTTCATCTTCTCCCCCTTCTTTCCTGATGGTGATTGTCCTTCAGCCGAATTAGGATGTAAACTCCAAGTCGGAAAGACGAAGGAGACCGCCCGGTTGCCCCTTTTTCGCGAACTCCCCAGGTCGCTGTCC
This window contains:
- a CDS encoding DUF1847 domain-containing protein, with the translated sequence MTKKGIPAPPTCSKCGVVWQKSGASNCWSATPESAPPQPGNCPSKRDADLIDSSFEQYRGTTTDAKIAQVAARVEGLCYQPVPGSEAVNARWTRVEDTIAFAKLMGYRKIGIATCIGLLDESDRLAAILTAQGLEPMSICCKAGSIDKLELGIPESAKVRPGTFEPACNPIAQAKILNRAKTDMNIIVGLCIGHDMLFAKYSKAPVTTLVVKDRVTNHNPAAVLYGQNFYYKRLQKLPVIVPE
- a CDS encoding 4-oxalocrotonate tautomerase family protein encodes the protein MPYVNIRITREGATSEQKAALIKGATQLLVDVLGKNPATTVVVIDEVDTDNWGIGGESVTVRRKSGK
- a CDS encoding heavy metal translocating P-type ATPase, which gives rise to MRNRRMVDPVPGMPARARKDLTRDTFAVEGMSCASCVARVERALVKVPGVVSASVNLATKSASVDYAPGTADPAAFRAAVEEAGYTVPLPVPDEDPVVRLERMQAEEEGALLLRLKAGAALAVPLLLFSHLEMFAGHAAMRLSPFAANLLQLALATPVQFWVGARFYRGAWAAARHATTDMNTLVALGTSVAWLYSAVVTFFPAAVVPAGTEGHVYFDTSATIVVLILLGRWFEARAKGRTSEAVRKLVGLVPKSARVVRDGVEHDVPLESVRAGETLVVRPGEKVPVDGDVTDGSGAVDESMLTGEPLPVDKRVGGAVTGGTINLNGRLVIRATRVGRDTVLARIVAMVQAAQGSKPPIGRLADRIASWFVPVVLAIAGATFLAWYLLGPEPRLMWALLDMIAVLIIACPCALGLATPTSIMVATGKGAELGILVRDGAALETAHRVDTVLLDKTGTVTSGKPALTTISCPPAGTFRGEAGEAQLLRLAASAESGSEHPLAAAIVRGAAARGIAIATPGDFESVAGRGIRATVEGQVVLAGTADWLEQGGVDPSGLLADAAELAETGATAVLVAVDSRAAGVMAIADPIKPGAPAAIATLKKMGLDVVLLTGDNRRTALSIAKQAGIGTVRAGLLPDGKAEAVRAFQADGHVVAMVGDGINDAPALAQADVGMAIGTGTDIAIESGDIVLMGGDLAGVAAAMKLSRATIRNIAQNLFWAFAYNVLLIPVAAGALFPFFGIRLNPIMAAAAMGLSSVTVVTNALRLRRFKP
- a CDS encoding M48 family metallopeptidase, translated to MKTDYEPIRVLEEATLLSHLEEVFNAPAVSSLLAFKDKIDKDNLLASVMKGYHFPLSEKFGGELHTICREVAKQLALDDLNVEYYVCNSPETNAYALFNHNEGEPHYVVLHSGLIDKLEPDELRFVIGHELGHLVYRHSVLYRVMELIYPNFEDLPPFLQGIHDLWRKLGEISADRLGLLAVRALEPALSAMFKMSSGLSMGYFKMDPKAYLEMIDDLMADMEKTGERVFESHPANPVRVKALELFFHSRTWADWTGGRKPRRDKALEAKLEDAIAVLRKTPRVEREKSELLFLASAGYILMTCDEDANEDEYTYLLNLLSYYYFWPAAYLEGYFEEKDPKKLQKTMAKSAARIVKEYPQSTRTMLQALIPLLTRDKRLDQRELDMLFKIAEKHLQIPHAEVVDLILAGLVENFRPMT
- a CDS encoding carboxypeptidase-like regulatory domain-containing protein; this encodes MMSVSRRILVLLIAAGCSLFLYACGGSSPGASGASVSGIVYAPNGIDPMPGAQVRVVPAGASGAPAPFAILNTAPVSAETTTGPDGSFSITGLKPGSYSLVVTQGQFGKSSILTVGENTLTEIPPGQTTLPGTSAGETDVAPRVAVVTGEWDEMANVLAKFGMGQVDAQGTLLLGTEKFDLYLGNSSRPVWNEEWQDFSWDPYPEGYPTDNVLYANLASLRRYDVIVINCGANQEWLSAPGEPGVKSNLREYVRLGGRLYVTDRGNNFVEQAFPEFIRFQEGGDTVPSVPEPLDAAWVGLGGITTDAAVRDASLAAWLGGLGALNDNGALHVEDFLGGWAVIGAPEPTTEGGKVKVWVEGQVTIQVLDPQGSGSYVEVDAGIRPLTVSFPFGQGTVIYTSYHTAGMPHLGFTPQERVLEYLLLL
- a CDS encoding aldo/keto reductase, with translation MEEFAVREVPRLGRKLFRLGLSGTFNLDEDGCREALERVQYVFWTPRMKSLTPALRDALARDRERYVVSAGPLFGYFPGAVRRGVEKALRTLGTDHLDVLQLYWLGKMSAFTGPVQEEMLRLREEGKVCALGVSIHDRPRAGRLAEHSMLDLLMIRYNAAHPGAEQDIFPHLAQHRPAIVAYTATAWRKLLTLPKGRTGRVPTAGDCYRFCLTNPHVDLVLTAPRTVAELRENLAAVDGGPLDPDEMAFMRDFGRAVHG